The genomic segment GTGCGGCGTTTACCACACTCCTGACCCCTTCCGGCCGTACGATCGCTGTGTCGCGGCGGGACACGCCGGACGGGTGACGTCACGAAAGTGATCGAGCGCCCCTGAACCTCAGCTCGTCAGGGGTGGAATCCGTCCCCTTATCGCGGGGCGGAGGATGTCAAACCTAGGGTGGGTTGCATGACGACCTCACCAGGTGCACAAGGAGACCCGTCCAACGGACCGGGTGAGCCGAGGTCGGACCGTTGGTCCGACCTCGGCCGGCCGCCCCTCAACTCAGCCTCTCTGCGCCGGGCCCTGGTCCGGGAGGGCGGGCTGTGGAGTTCCCTGGACGTGGTGCCGGTCATCGACTCCACCAACACCGACCTCGCGGGCCGCGCCGATCGGCTGCCCGAGGGCGCCGTGCTGGTCGCCGAGGAGCAGAAGGCGGGCCGCGGCCGTCTCGATCGCACCTGGAGCGCGCCCGCGCGCTCCGGCCTCTTCTTCTCCGTCCTCCTCAAGCCGGGCGAGGTGCCCGTCCACCACTGGGGCTGGCTGCCGCTCCTCACCGGCGTCGCCGTGGCGACCGGGCTGTCCCGGGCCGCCGGGGTCGACACGGCCCTCAAGTGGCCCAACGACCTGCTGCTGACCGTCGGCGGTGAGGAGCGCAAGGCCGGCGGCATCCTCGCGGAGCGGGCGGGAGCGGAGGGTGTGGTCGTCGGAATCGGCATCAACGTCAGCCTGCGGGAGGACGAGCTGCCGGTGCCGACGGCCGGGTCGCTGGCGCTCGCCGGTGCCGTGACCACGGACCGTGATCCCCTGCTGCGGGCCGTGCTGCGGGCGCTGGAGGACTGGTACGGGCGGTGGCGTGCGGCCGGGGGCGATCCGGCGGCGAGCGGTCTGCAGGAGACCTACGCCGCCGGGTGCGCGACCTTGGGGCGGAAGGTGCGAGCCGAGCTGCCCGGGGACCGGTCGATCGTGGGGGAGGCGGTCGCGGTGGACGGGGACGGGCGGCTGGTTCTCGCCACGGAGGACGGGGTGCAGGAGCCGGTGGGGGCGGGGGACATCGTGCATCTGCGGGCTGTGTGACCTGTGGGAGCTGTGTGACGTGTGGGGCGGTGGTGCCTGGGCACCCGGGAGGCCTGCCGAGCGGGGGTGCCCTTATCACTCCCAGCGGCACGACTGCCCGCAGCTCGGTCCGGCTCTTGAGAGCGCCGCCCCCAGGGGGCCCGCTAGGGCGTCGGGCGCCGTTCACCGGAAAGGGGTACGCACCCTTCGGCCCACCTGACGGAGTGAGCTGGCGCACACCTGCCGTAGAGTTGAGGCCGGTCGAGTACGTGACCGCGGGAGATCGGAAGGGCAGCAGGAGTGAGCGTCGAGGACACGGGCTCCGGCACGGACGCGGATGACCGCGTGGAGCCGCCCCCGCTCTCGGCTTCGCTCGAGCGGGGCGGACCCCACGGCGTGGACGCCGATGAGGAGGACCCGCTGGCGCTGCGGCTCGAAGGGCTCATCCTCGGGGCCGAGCGCCGGTACACCCCCTTTCAGGCGGCGCGCAGCGCGGGCGTGTCCATGGAGCTGGCGTCCCGCTTCTGGCGGGCCATGGGCTTCGCGGACATCGGCCAGGCCAAGGCGCTGACCGAGGCGGACGTCCTCGCGCTGCGGCGGCTCGCCGGTCTCGTGGAGGCGGGGCTGCTGAGCGAGGCCATGGCGGTGCAGGTGGCCCGTTCGACCGGGCAGACCACCGCGCGGCTCGCCGAGTGGCAGATCGACTCCTTCCTGGAGGGCCTGACCGAGCCGCCGGAGCCGGGGATGACCCGGACCGAGGTGACGTATCCGCTGGTCGAGCTGTTGCTGCCGGAGCTGGAGGAGTTCCTCGTCTACGTCTGGCGGCGTCAGCTCGCCGCCGCGACCGGGCGGGTCGTGCAGGCCGCGGACGACGAGGAGATGGTCGACCGGCGGCTCGCGGTCTGCTTCGCCGACCTCGTCGGGTTCACGCGCCTCACCCGGCGCATGG from the Streptomyces sp. NBC_00310 genome contains:
- a CDS encoding adenylate/guanylate cyclase domain-containing protein, with protein sequence MSVEDTGSGTDADDRVEPPPLSASLERGGPHGVDADEEDPLALRLEGLILGAERRYTPFQAARSAGVSMELASRFWRAMGFADIGQAKALTEADVLALRRLAGLVEAGLLSEAMAVQVARSTGQTTARLAEWQIDSFLEGLTEPPEPGMTRTEVTYPLVELLLPELEEFLVYVWRRQLAAATGRVVQAADDEEMVDRRLAVCFADLVGFTRLTRRMEEEELGELVEAFETTAADLVAANGGRLIKTLGDEVLYATDDAGVAAEIALRLIETMANDETMPELRVGMAFGTVTTRMGDVFGSTVNLASRLTSIAPKDAVLVDGAFAEELTRTGEAPASEAEAAEAAAAAEKEGEEPPTYRFALQPMWQRPVRGLGVVQPWLLTRRPGKE
- a CDS encoding biotin--[acetyl-CoA-carboxylase] ligase, which translates into the protein MTTSPGAQGDPSNGPGEPRSDRWSDLGRPPLNSASLRRALVREGGLWSSLDVVPVIDSTNTDLAGRADRLPEGAVLVAEEQKAGRGRLDRTWSAPARSGLFFSVLLKPGEVPVHHWGWLPLLTGVAVATGLSRAAGVDTALKWPNDLLLTVGGEERKAGGILAERAGAEGVVVGIGINVSLREDELPVPTAGSLALAGAVTTDRDPLLRAVLRALEDWYGRWRAAGGDPAASGLQETYAAGCATLGRKVRAELPGDRSIVGEAVAVDGDGRLVLATEDGVQEPVGAGDIVHLRAV